One genomic window of Acidobacteriota bacterium includes the following:
- a CDS encoding right-handed parallel beta-helix repeat-containing protein, with protein MMAACAPKTEGPAPGAPSLPAPLSAEGDFGATLQAALISAAPGDTIVMPEGTFALADPLSLDVDGVTLRGAGQGKTVLDFAQQSGAGEGLLVTSDDVTLMDFTVRDTKGDGIKSKGADRITYKFLTVEWSGEPDETNGAYGVYPVESKDVLVENVTVRGASDAGIYVGQSSNIIVRNSIVEFNVAGIEIENSTAADVYGNIARNNTGGILVFDLPGLPVSGGNSTRIFANEIQANNTRNFAPAGNIVAGVPSGTGVIIMANRNVHVFDNKFENNRSAHVLITAYSLPITDETYNPLPRDIVVRDNHYAGGGEDPQGDLAPLAAALGGKLPPIVWDGVTSWPNAPEPTDVNLTIGEAEDVLFLSMGIPAYPIDPEALRPSGSRPASNPPAEPPAIDVPQDGG; from the coding sequence ATGATGGCCGCCTGCGCGCCGAAAACGGAAGGGCCGGCCCCCGGCGCGCCGTCGCTGCCGGCTCCGCTGTCCGCCGAAGGCGACTTCGGTGCGACCCTGCAGGCGGCCCTGATCTCGGCGGCTCCCGGCGATACGATCGTCATGCCGGAGGGCACCTTCGCGCTCGCCGATCCGCTATCGCTGGATGTCGACGGCGTCACCCTGCGCGGGGCAGGGCAGGGCAAGACCGTGCTCGATTTCGCCCAGCAATCCGGCGCCGGCGAGGGCCTGCTCGTCACCTCCGACGATGTGACCCTGATGGACTTCACGGTGCGCGACACGAAAGGCGACGGCATCAAGTCCAAGGGCGCCGACCGGATCACCTACAAGTTCCTGACCGTTGAATGGAGCGGCGAGCCGGACGAGACCAACGGCGCCTACGGCGTCTACCCGGTCGAGTCGAAAGACGTGCTGGTGGAGAACGTCACCGTGCGCGGCGCCTCCGATGCCGGCATCTATGTCGGCCAGTCGTCGAACATCATCGTGCGCAACTCGATCGTCGAGTTCAACGTCGCGGGCATCGAGATCGAGAACTCCACAGCCGCCGATGTCTACGGCAACATCGCCCGCAACAATACCGGTGGCATCCTCGTGTTCGACCTGCCGGGCCTGCCGGTCTCGGGCGGGAACTCGACCCGCATCTTCGCCAACGAGATCCAGGCCAACAACACGCGCAACTTCGCGCCGGCCGGGAACATCGTGGCCGGCGTGCCTTCGGGTACTGGCGTCATCATCATGGCCAACCGGAATGTGCACGTCTTCGACAACAAGTTCGAGAACAACCGCTCCGCCCATGTCCTGATCACGGCCTATTCCCTTCCGATCACGGATGAAACCTACAACCCGCTGCCGCGCGATATCGTGGTGCGCGACAACCACTATGCCGGTGGCGGTGAAGACCCGCAGGGCGATCTCGCGCCGCTTGCGGCAGCGCTCGGCGGCAAGCTGCCACCGATTGTCTGGGACGGCGTCACCTCCTGGCCGAACGCGCCCGAGCCGACAGACGTGAACCTCACCATCGGCGAGGCCGAGGATGTGCTGTTCCTCAGCATGGGCATCCCGGCCTATCCGATCGATCCGGAAGCCTTGCGCCCGTCCGGTTCGCGCCCGGCGAGCAATCCGCCTGCCGAACCGCCCGCAATCGACGTGCCGCAGGACGGCGGCTGA
- a CDS encoding DUF3617 family protein has translation MKYRAPAFAALLLLPLATLACSKTDDAPAAAPATDTATPLETALPDAAETPAEPAAPLSLNDVPGPAAGKWQIEATMDGRTLPATEVCYSQSTLAALAETPEGTTCSEQTVDRSGGTIRIHAVCTSSDGMKTVMDNVVTGDLTSAYTSDMTMSFDPPPRPGMSSMHMVASAKRLGDC, from the coding sequence ATGAAATATCGCGCCCCCGCCTTCGCCGCCCTCCTGCTGTTGCCGCTGGCAACGCTCGCCTGTTCGAAAACCGACGACGCCCCGGCGGCGGCGCCGGCCACCGATACCGCGACGCCGCTCGAGACCGCCCTGCCTGACGCGGCCGAGACGCCGGCAGAACCCGCCGCGCCGCTGAGCCTGAACGATGTGCCGGGCCCCGCCGCCGGCAAATGGCAGATCGAGGCTACCATGGACGGGCGCACGTTGCCGGCAACGGAAGTCTGCTATTCGCAGTCGACGCTCGCGGCGCTGGCGGAGACGCCGGAAGGCACGACCTGTTCCGAACAGACGGTCGACCGAAGCGGCGGCACGATCCGCATCCACGCGGTCTGCACCTCGTCTGACGGCATGAAGACGGTGATGGACAATGTGGTCACCGGCGACCTGACGAGCGCCTATACGAGCGACATGACGATGAGCTTCGACCCGCCGCCGCGCCCGGGCATGTCGTCGATGCACATGGTCGCGAGCGCGAAGCGCCTCGGCGACTGCTGA
- a CDS encoding DUF1150 family protein: MTTGLKTPDSEGNAFVYIRHLDDGEIRSLLPPDALADVDDPDDLFVVASADGQRLAIVEGREAAFAAAWANDLRPLSVH, encoded by the coding sequence ATGACGACTGGCCTGAAAACACCTGACTCCGAAGGCAATGCCTTCGTGTACATCCGTCATCTCGATGACGGGGAAATCCGCAGCCTGTTGCCGCCCGATGCGCTTGCAGACGTGGACGATCCTGACGACCTGTTCGTCGTCGCGTCCGCCGATGGCCAGCGCCTGGCAATCGTCGAGGGCCGCGAGGCCGCCTTTGCCGCTGCCTGGGCAAATGATCTGAGGCCGCTCAGCGTCCACTGA
- a CDS encoding methyltransferase — protein sequence MIDAEAVARHIRAHLPLTPVPTVPEILIHKAGPRSGLAELARLCGDGFQTPYWASWWGGGAGLARHLLDHPALVSGKTVLDLGAGSGLAGIAAARAGAARVFASDTDPAARLAASLNAAANGVALEALAGDLTTGPAPAADLVLAGDVFYEAALARRVTAFLDRCLSAGLDVLVGDPGRADLPLLRLQLLGVHEGPDFATGGRPSSLNRVYRFVPERPPAP from the coding sequence TTGATCGACGCCGAAGCCGTGGCGCGCCATATCCGCGCCCATCTTCCTCTGACGCCGGTCCCGACCGTTCCCGAAATCCTGATCCACAAGGCCGGCCCCCGCAGCGGCTTGGCCGAGCTCGCGCGCCTGTGCGGCGACGGTTTCCAGACGCCCTACTGGGCCAGCTGGTGGGGTGGCGGCGCCGGTCTCGCCCGCCACCTGCTGGACCATCCGGCGCTCGTCAGCGGCAAGACCGTGCTCGATCTCGGCGCCGGCTCGGGCCTGGCAGGCATTGCAGCAGCGAGGGCCGGCGCGGCGCGCGTGTTCGCCTCCGACACCGATCCCGCCGCGCGGTTGGCCGCAAGCCTGAATGCCGCCGCCAACGGCGTTGCGCTGGAAGCCCTCGCCGGCGACCTGACAACCGGCCCGGCACCTGCCGCCGACCTCGTCCTCGCAGGCGACGTTTTCTACGAAGCCGCCCTCGCGCGGCGCGTCACGGCTTTCCTCGACCGCTGCCTCTCTGCCGGCCTCGACGTTCTGGTCGGCGATCCCGGCCGGGCTGATCTGCCCTTGCTGCGCCTGCAGCTGCTCGGGGTCCATGAAGGCCCCGACTTCGCGACCGGCGGACGCCCTTCCTCGCTCAACCGGGTCTACCGATTCGTGCCCGAAAGGCCGCCGGCGCCCTGA
- a CDS encoding TIGR02300 family protein → MSKDKLGTKQVCPSCESRFYDLNKRPAVCPKCGESFDPEDEVIRTTITKVKAKAARAAVKAVDDDEDEAEEEEDAVIRDDEAEDDAEVEDEAEDDEEETKELVGEDDDVIIEDAEDEEEAPAAGKVPTGFTEEGADDDDDVIIADDDEEEFEIDDDEDGDDDLALDDEDED, encoded by the coding sequence GTGTCCAAGGACAAGCTCGGAACCAAGCAGGTCTGCCCGTCCTGCGAATCGCGATTCTACGACCTCAACAAACGCCCGGCCGTCTGCCCCAAGTGCGGCGAGTCGTTCGATCCCGAAGACGAGGTGATCCGCACCACCATCACCAAGGTGAAGGCGAAAGCCGCTCGCGCCGCCGTCAAGGCCGTCGATGACGACGAGGACGAGGCCGAGGAGGAGGAGGACGCCGTCATCCGTGACGACGAGGCCGAAGACGATGCCGAGGTCGAGGACGAGGCCGAGGACGACGAGGAAGAGACCAAGGAACTCGTCGGCGAAGACGATGACGTGATCATCGAGGACGCCGAGGATGAAGAGGAAGCCCCCGCCGCCGGCAAGGTGCCGACGGGCTTCACCGAAGAAGGCGCCGACGACGACGATGACGTGATCATCGCCGATGACGACGAGGAAGAATTCGAGATCGATGACGACGAAGACGGCGACGACGATCTCGCGCTGGACGACGAAGACGAGGACTAA
- the aroA gene encoding 3-phosphoshikimate 1-carboxyvinyltransferase: MVWTSRPVRRLSGAIRAPGDKSCSHRALIFGGLAAGTSRFSGLLEGDDVIRTGRAMAAMGAEVTNTGPGAWEVTGVGAGGLKSPTGVLDFGNSGTGSRLIMGVMAGFDLTAELCGDASLSSRPMNRVLNPLRQMGLRDTAGKEGRLPFTLTGSAALEAIYYKPPQASAQVKSAVLLAGLNAVGTTTVLEAKPTRDHTERMLQGFGAKLGFSTRPGSGGTEISIAGKQPLFALDADIPGDPSSAAFLIAAGILSPQGDVMVEGVMSNPTRSGFYDAANLMGAHLGAEERGEAAGERLIDLHAGYAGLKGIAVPERLVASMIDEFPILAVLAAFASGETRVTGADELRVKESDRIKAIVAMLRVNGVEVEETEDGFTVQGCGGPVPGGGLVETRHDHRIAMSALVMGTAAQKPVSVDDVSMIDTSYPEFLGHMKTLGADISEG; the protein is encoded by the coding sequence ATGGTCTGGACCAGCCGACCCGTCCGCCGCCTGAGCGGAGCCATCCGCGCGCCGGGCGACAAATCCTGCAGCCACCGCGCGCTCATCTTTGGCGGCCTTGCGGCCGGCACCAGCCGCTTCAGTGGCCTGCTGGAGGGCGACGACGTCATCCGCACCGGCAGGGCCATGGCGGCGATGGGTGCCGAGGTCACGAATACCGGCCCCGGTGCCTGGGAAGTGACCGGCGTCGGCGCTGGCGGCCTGAAGTCGCCCACGGGCGTCCTGGACTTCGGCAATTCGGGGACCGGCTCGCGCCTGATAATGGGTGTCATGGCCGGCTTCGACCTGACCGCCGAGCTGTGCGGGGACGCGTCCCTTTCCTCCCGGCCGATGAACCGGGTGCTGAACCCGCTGCGGCAGATGGGCCTGCGCGACACGGCCGGCAAGGAAGGGCGCCTGCCCTTCACGCTGACCGGCTCGGCGGCTCTTGAAGCGATTTACTACAAGCCCCCGCAGGCAAGCGCGCAGGTGAAGTCGGCGGTGCTGCTGGCCGGCCTCAACGCGGTGGGCACGACTACCGTGCTGGAGGCGAAGCCGACGCGCGACCATACCGAGCGCATGCTGCAGGGCTTCGGCGCCAAGCTCGGCTTCTCGACCCGGCCGGGCAGCGGCGGGACGGAAATCTCGATCGCCGGCAAGCAGCCGCTGTTTGCGCTCGATGCCGACATCCCGGGCGACCCCTCCTCAGCCGCCTTCCTGATCGCCGCCGGTATCCTCTCCCCGCAGGGGGATGTGATGGTGGAAGGCGTGATGTCGAACCCGACGCGGTCCGGCTTCTACGATGCGGCGAACCTGATGGGCGCCCATCTTGGCGCCGAGGAGCGCGGCGAAGCGGCGGGCGAGCGGCTGATCGACCTGCATGCGGGCTATGCGGGGCTGAAAGGCATCGCGGTGCCGGAACGCCTCGTCGCCTCGATGATCGACGAGTTCCCGATCCTTGCCGTGCTGGCAGCCTTTGCGAGCGGCGAGACGCGCGTGACCGGGGCGGACGAACTGCGCGTGAAAGAGAGCGACCGGATCAAGGCGATCGTCGCGATGCTGCGCGTGAACGGCGTGGAGGTCGAGGAGACCGAAGACGGCTTTACCGTGCAGGGCTGCGGCGGGCCGGTGCCGGGCGGCGGCCTCGTCGAGACGCGCCACGACCACCGCATCGCGATGAGCGCGCTGGTGATGGGCACGGCGGCGCAGAAACCCGTCAGCGTCGACGACGTCTCGATGATCGACACGAGCTATCCAGAGTTCCTCGGGCATATGAAGACGTTGGGAGCGGATATTTCGGAGGGGTGA
- a CDS encoding helix-turn-helix transcriptional regulator has product MPRQLRNEIRVLRFTAGEMTQADLGAQIGVTRQTIAAIEQGKYSPSLETAFRIAEVFKVPLERVFYWEET; this is encoded by the coding sequence ATGCCCAGACAGCTTAGGAACGAGATCCGTGTGCTGAGGTTCACTGCGGGCGAAATGACCCAGGCCGACCTTGGCGCGCAGATCGGTGTCACCCGCCAGACCATCGCCGCGATCGAACAGGGCAAGTATTCGCCGTCGCTGGAAACGGCGTTCCGGATCGCGGAAGTGTTCAAGGTGCCGCTGGAGCGCGTGTTCTACTGGGAAGAAACCTAG